A genomic stretch from Malus domestica chromosome 15, GDT2T_hap1 includes:
- the LOC103456362 gene encoding LOW QUALITY PROTEIN: pentatricopeptide repeat-containing protein At4g30700 (The sequence of the model RefSeq protein was modified relative to this genomic sequence to represent the inferred CDS: inserted 1 base in 1 codon) — MISRNISSCRAPKFDRNFFLGLLNNATCLSHLTQTHAQIILNGYQNDLATVTKLTHKFSDLKAMRNARDLFLSIPRPDLFLFNVVIRGFAANAAPYSAISLYTHLRKNTNLKPDKFTYAFAVSATSGFKDEKYGILLHAHSIVDGLGSNLYVGSIVVDFYFTVSRVELAQKVFDGMPEKDTILWNTMISGLVRNCYYADSMQVFXDMVGGGMGFDSTTLATVLPAVAELQELKAGMRVHCLALKAGYHSDVHVLTGLVSLYSKCKELETARLLFGHISQPDLICYNAMIAGYTCNNETESSVSLFRDLLASGEKVNSSTIVGLIPVSSPFGHLHLTGSLQTFCVKSGIVSHPSVSTAFVTVYCRLNEIELARQLFDQSKEKTLASWNAMISGYTQNGLTETAISLFREMMSEFSPNPVTVTSILSACAQLGAISLGKWAHGLIKSKNLESNIYVLTSLVDMYAKCGSIVEARKLFDSMTEKNVVTWNAMISAYGLHGDGHEALKLFTEMLHSGISPSAVTFLSVLYACSHAGLVREGEEILDHMVHNHGFEPLPEHYACMVDILGRAGKLEKALEFIKEMPVEPGPPVWGALLGACMIHKNTELARVASENLFELDPDNTGYYVLLSNVYSADRNFPKAASVRQVVKNRNLAKTPGCTLVEIGETPHVFTCGDRSHPQATAIYRMLDELLGKMAEAGFQTETVTALHDVEEEEKELMMKVHSEKLAIAFALIETAPGAEIRIFKNLRVCLDCHNATKFISKITERVIVVRDANRFHHFKDGICSCGDYW, encoded by the exons ATGATTAGCAGGAACATAAGCAGCTGCCGCGCGCCAAAATTTGATCGGAATTTCTTCCTCGGACTTCTCAACAATGCGACCTGTCTCTCTCACCTGACCCAGACCCACGCGCAGATCATCCTCAATGGCTACCAAAACGACCTCGCCACCGTCACCAAGCTCACCCACAAGTTCTCCGACCTCAAGGCCATGCGCAACGCACGTGACCTCTTCCTCTCCATTCCAAGACCCGACCTTTTCCTCTTCAACGTCGTCATCCGAGGCTTCGCTGCCAATGCCGCGCCTTACTCTGCCATTTCTCTCTACACCCATTTGCGGAAGAACACTAATCTTAAACCCGACAAGTTTACCTACGCTTTCGCCGTGTCGGCCACTTCGGGGTTTAAGGACGAGAAATATGGGATTTTGCTGCACGCCCATTCGATTGTTGATGGGTTAGGATCGAATTTGTATGTAGGGTCGATTGTTGTTGACTTTTACTTCACGGTTTCCCGGGTTGAGCTAGCACAGAAGGTGTTTGATGGAATGCCCGAGAAGGACACGATTTTGTGGAATACGATGATATCTGGGTTGGTGAGGAATTGTTATTACGCCGATTCGATGCAGGTTT GAGATATGGTTGGGGGTGGGATGGGTTTTGATTCGACGACGTTGGCAACCGTGCTTCCTGCAGTGGCAGAGTTGCAGGAGTTGAAAGCAGGGATGAGAGTTCATTGTTTGGCTCTGAAGGCTGGATATCATTCTGATGTTCATGTGCTTACCGGATTGGTTTCGTTGTATTCGAAGTGTAAGGAGCTAGAGACGGCAAGGTTATTATTTGGACACATTAGCCAGCCGGATTTGATATGTTATAATGCAATGATTGCTGGATACACTTGCAACAATGAGACCGAATCATCTGTTAGTCTTTTCAGGGATTTGCTTGCTTCTGGGGAGAAAGTTAATTCAAGCACAATTGTTGGGTTGATTCCTGTGTCTTCTCCCTTTGGTCATCTGCATCTCACTGGCTCTCTTCAAACTTTCTGTGTGAAATCTGGTATTGTTTCACATCCTTCTGTCTCGACTGCATTTGTTACTGTTTATTGTAGACTGAATGAGATTGAATTGGCACGACAGCTGTTTGATCAGTCTAAGGAGAAAACTTTGGCATCTTGGAATGCCATGATCTCGGGTTATACCCAAAACGGGCTGACGGAGACTGCAATATCTCTTTTCCGTGAAATGATGTCTGAATTCAGTCCAAACCCTGTTACAGTTACAAGTATTCTTTCGGCTTGTGCTCAGCTCGGAGCCATAAGTCTTGGGAAATGGGCCCATGGTTTGATTAAGAGCAAAAATCTTGAGTCTAACATCTATGTATTGACTTCTCTAGTTGACATGTATGCAAAGTGTGGGAGCATTGTGGAAGCTCGGAAGTTATTTGACTCGATGACAGAGAAAAATGTGGTTACTTGGAATGCCATGATATCTGCTTACGGCCTTCATGGTGATGGGCACGAAGCACTAAAACTCTTTACAGAGATGTTGCATTCTGGGATTTCCCCAAGCGCAGTTACTTTTCTATCCGTCTTGTATGCTTGTAGCCATGCGGGCTTGGTGAGAGAAGGTGAAGAAATCTTGGATCATATGGTTCACAACCATGGCTTTGAGCCCTTGCCCGAGCATTATGCCTGCATGGTTGACATCCTTGGCAGAGCTGGAAAGTTAGAGAAGGCGTTGGAATTTATAAAGGAAATGCCAGTTGAGCCAGGTCCTCCCGTTTGGGGTGCATTGCTTGGTGCTTGCATGATTCACAAGAACACCGAACTGGCGCGTGTGGCTTCTGAAAATCTATTTGAACTGGACCCAGATAATACAGGATATTATGTCTTGCTCTCCAACGTATACTCAGCTGACAGGAACTTTCCAAAGGCTGCTTCAGTACGACAGGTAGTTAAGAATAGAAATTTGGCTAAGACTCCGGGATGCACTCTCGTTGAGATTGGTGAGACCCCGCATGTGTTTACATGTGGTGATCGATCTCATCCTCAAGCAACGGCAATCTATAGGATGCTGGATGAGTTATTGGGAAAAATGGCGGAGGCTGGATTTCAGACTGAAACTGTGACTGCTTTGCATGATGttgaggaggaagagaaggagTTAATGATGAAGGTTCATAGTGAGAAGCTGGCCATTGCTTTTGCCCTGATTGAAACAGCACCCGGGGCAGAAATTAGAATCTTTAAGAATCTCCGGGTTTGTTTGGATTGCCATAATGCAACTAAATTTATATCCAAGATCACAGAAAGAGTTATTGTAGTTAGAGATGCTAATAGATTCCATCATTTCAAAGACGGCATTTGTTCTTGTGGAGACTATTGGTGA